The DNA window AATGGTAGCTTTCATTTTCTCAGACTTGCCACCCCCATTACAGAAACACCAAGAATCAACCAAACCCACCATTGTTATAGCTTTTATTCAAATGGGGTGTCTTTAAAATCAAGAAAGATTGTAACTTTAGATCCCGAATTGcatttttagctcaaaatgCCAATTTGTTACATCTGCCAGGTAGCTTTAGACCAGTCTATAACGGGTGTGGTAACTATCATTGAATATGATAACGTATTGTAGAGAAATGGGGGACAAGTAACTCAAAATATGCTTAAAAAATGGGATTTTCAAATCAgaaatatagtaaaaatataaaatctccAGTCAGAGAGAGAAGAAAACACAGGGATGGGCAGGAGACAGGAAACTGCAGAGTGCAGGGCTGCAGACATGGTAAgtgtaatttatattttttaaattattttttgctcAACATTATTAGGAGTACtataataagaataagaaaagaTTGAATTAGTTTAACCAACAAGTGATACATAAGTAATGGTAACATAACAATGTTattttttccccctttttgtaGATTAAAATGGTGGTGCATTAACGTTGTTCACGTttgtttcttcctcttttttgtcacattttttattatacccttatttatgCTAATTAGTCAATATTTAGTACTTCAAGAACATTATTACTATTAAGAACAAAATAGGAATAATGTACCCCTTCACTTTATATTACTTGATCTCTGCTAATTTAGTACAATCCTTAAGAGAATTTTAATTAACGATATATTTACCAAACTAACTTTACGTTTAATTGTATTAATAACCATAATTCcctttcaacattttttttttctttgggtaTATAATGACCAAACTTTTCGGTGTGTGATGATGACTAACCATTAATAAATCACATGTCCGAGACCTATATGTCAATGATACATTAAATTGATTGATTCCAACAGCTCAATTCCCACACTGATGGTTGCCTAAAACCACATTCTCTCACATGCGTGGCTTGAagcaatttcattttcctttctctttattattattattttaaattgaaatctCAACTAATTCACTTAACGTTAAGacaaatttttaaagaaaaaaacgtACACAGAAAAAATCCTATACATCTGGTTACTCTTTATTTCGTTTGTTACTTCAAACACAACTATAATCACTCAGTTTGATTCAGAAAGAATGCAATTGCCATGTAAATATTGAGATGAAGAAGAGTACTTTACCATATAAGCTATTTGATTCCAcattaaaatgatatttgaataaATACGAAAAAGATTGCAACAAAACAACCTTACATCTTCATAGAAGAAGGCAACAATGGCGGAAACAATGAAAACTCCCATGTTCTTTACCCTTACCTTCCTTGGCTATTTTAATGTAGTATTACTATGAGTGAAATGCTAAACTGTAAATGGAACGTACTGCACTAAAATGTAAAAACAGAGTTTGTAGAAGGTTCAACTTTTAACTTTCGAGCGCCACTACACCAACAAATATATTGTTAAATAGGCAACCAGGAGATTCAGAACCAACAAAACATCAAGAGTAGCTTGCAGTATCACACTGTTTACTGGTTACACGATTCAAGAGACTCCCTTCATATGAGAACAATTTACTTCACCTCCTTGCAACTAGAAAGAGAATTACAGCTAAAAGTAAATGTTCTAGATATAAACATTTGTAAGCTCATTAGTTCAGGAAATTGCTTCAACTGCCCTCAGATTTCTCCAGTGCTGCCAAAGAACAGGGAAACGATGACCATGTTAGTATCAAAGCCAGCTTCTCTTAACAGCATATATTGAGAAGCGACAACTAAATACAGTATCAAGGAAGGtggaaataatatattttagcaGTGACATTTAGTTTCAGATGAACAAAAGttcctaaaaaaaagaaaggatcTTCCTAGTGTacataaaaacataaatcaaGTTCGTCATAGATCACTGTGGACAcaacaaagataaaaatattagtaactAGTCATTTTATCTGGTTTCCCAGAGTCAAATCTCAACGCAGAATGACTTGAATAAAGTTTCTCTAATTATTCTTTAGATGAGTTCGACAGCTAAACCATGTGGATTATTATTTCTATAATGGCTTGATATTAAGTAGGCATCATAATCACCTATATCAGTGAGGTGATATTGATTGCTTGACTGAGAGAATAGGGGTAGAACAATTTCCAAAGGTCCAGTCAAGGGGACATGTTCATATGAAACGCTATGTGCTAATATAGTAATGTTGCTATAGATAGATTGACTGACATCTAGTGGAAACTCAAGGGTCACTGTCATGGTGATCAGTTTGGTGCTTTCAATGACAAGATGAAGGGAGGTGGTGAGGCAGTGTTTCCTCCCCTGGAGCTACACTAGTACAAGAACTCTAAATAGACATTCAAGCAGTATAATACAGGTTCTCTGGCAATCCATCAAAGGGCCACTAGTTTTTCTAAGAGGAGGTTCTATCTGCTGAATACATTattaagagaagaaaacccaAACAAGTAGTTTATTCACGATAGGTGATATCAGAATATTCAGCAACTGAATGTGAGTGTAACCCTTCGAGTTCACATAAAGatttattctaatttttctGAAATGAACTCTTCGAGTTCACATGAAGATTTATGTCATCAGTGATATCTTTCACCTTGATGCAAAAGACAGAGCAGGGTGGTAATTGCTTAATTATTTGAAGGCCTTCTCTATGGCAGTGTATGATATCCCTAACCAATTCTAGTGTATTCAATTGCAACCCCCTGATTGACTAAACTCGCCCTGTCAAAATGCAAAATAGGCTAGGTACAAACATTATACACAACTATCGAACGAAAAAGACTTGTGAAGCCACAGTCTAGGTGTGGATCAAAAGTCTTCTATTGGCAAGCTTCTACAAGTTTTTCAAGCATAttacattaataataaatttttttttgagataatattacattaataataattattcatAACATTTACCTAttccatccaaaaaaaaaaagaacaatacTTATTCATGATTTATTTAGACAAAGAAGAAAGGAGGAAGTTACTGTTGTAGTTGAGAAGCTTCTCAATGAGGTCAACATGAGTCATCAGCATTCTACGACAGCAGTATCGAACCAAATTCAGTGCATCAAGTGCATCCCTGcacaataaaataatacatatgaATAGACCCATTCAAATATTACTTGAGTCAAAGAATTTCACAGGTACTTCTGAAGCAAACACTTGCTGCATTGTTTTATCTAACTCCACCTACTTAAGGTTCGCATTCTACATTTCAGACCTCAATATTTTCACAAACAACGTCAAAAATAGTCAAATTACCAACTCAATACGGATGAGAGGCAGTCACTACCCAATTTCAGCTGGATTATCAAAAAGTTTTCATGTTTCATAGTTAATTGTTCCATAATAGGATTTCAATTCAAAAGGCACTAATGGCAGACACAACAAAAAAGTAGcattttttttagggtttaaggggTATAGGGCATATAACGATTCTCACCCTTCGGCATAATCAGCTTGAAGAAGATCAAGATATTCATCCCATTTGTTGCCAATAACCTAAATATACAAATCAACACAAAATCAGTTCCACAGAATTAATCACTCGAAACAATTAAGTAAAAATCAGCTAATTTCGTTTTcttctgaaataatggagaatTGAAAAACTTAATAACAGAAATTACCTTCCCGCAGGTGAAACAGCGCACTGGAATGATCATCTTGCTGAAACCCTAGTTTGAAGTCTCCAACTTTCAAGCTTCAGCAGCTATGTCGCTTCATAAGGGGAATTTCAGTTCTTATATACGGAGTAAATGGGCCTGGGCTTTCAGAAATGTGGCCTTCTTTTGATATGGATCTGGTCCGACCcgatactcttttttttttctacaattATGGaaaaaatagtactccctccgttccattttatgtggcaacatttgaccgggcacggagtttaagaaataaaagaagactttgaaatgtttactaaattgccctttaaaaagtagactcttttttctctctcctcataaatgtattggagtattattttaagattaagtgggaccaacaaggataaaagaggaattgtacctttataaAGTTACcttataaggaaatgtgacattctttttgagactgaccaaaaaggaaatagtgccacataaaatggaacggagggagtaaataATTAACCGAACGTACTTGTTTGATAGCTCAAAACATGATTTAAAATAGGGAGaagggacaaatatacccccaaactTTTGTAAATGGTATGtgtatacccttcgttatacttttaggACGTCAGTATCCTTGCCGTCCAAATTTtggagcatatataccctttaagTTAACGGTGGTACACGTGTCTCGATCTTAACCACTGACctaatatttgttaaatttctgcccaaaatttaaaaaaatccacCCGAATTAATTTAGAAATCCGCCCAAATACATAATACCCATAACCCAAAAATATTAACCAAATCCCCAAATCAATTcacttaatttcaaattaagcAACTTAAACACTTGTTTGGCAGCATCTTTCCCCATCTTCATCCCCAAATCATCCTCAAcactaaattctccaatttctcCTCAACTTTCTCATAGAAGAGGAAGACCCATCCAAACAAGCACAAAGACTGATACTAGGATTAGGATTTGCATGTTTCTTCTCTGTTCCAGCAGAAGGCTTACTGCCAAGTTGATGAGCATTTCCTTTCTTCTTGTGCTCATTCACAAGGGACATGGGCAAATTACTTCCATTCATTATGATATTGTAGTTGTTAGAAAGCCGATTCTGGATCTCTTCTCTAAAGGATTCCAATTTCTCCGGAGTATTGATGAACCATCGGGGATCTGGCTGTATCCTCGTTGACGGAAGCTGCTTTGATTGATACTCGTGCTTCAATATTTTACCCTTCCGATCATGCTTCGGCCTACAATTATACATCTTCAGCCGCCGTGTAGTGGCGGAGCTACGGTTGCCACTTTTGTTCTTCTCCCTTAGGTGAATTGATTTGAGGATTTGGGTTAAAATTTTCGGGTCATGGGTATTATGTATTTGGGAGGGTTTCTAGATTAATTCGgatggattttttttaattttgggcAGAAATTTAACAAATATCAAGTCAGTGGTTAGGATCGCGACACGTATACCACCGTTAActtaaagggtatatatgctccaAAATTTGAACGGCAAGGATACTGATGTCCTAatagtataacgaagggtatacaCATACCATTTACaaaagttcgggggtatatttgtcctttttccctttaaaatatATTAGGGGCCAAATCAAGAACTCGCacatattcaaaatataaaaataggaGAAATAAGAATGTTGagattaggggtgttcacggtttggataaaacccattcaaaccgaaaaaccaaaccaaatcgataaaataaaaccgattttatttgggtttggtttggtttggttttagatttttgaaaaccgatagtatttgatttggttatggttttatttgaaaaaaatttgaagaaataaccaaatcgatgaattatatacatatattttattaatatacatacttaatatattgtttttataaacaattttaaagatcttatgcATATTTTcgttaaaatttctttataatttacttattgaaagcaaaaattcccaagataaaacatttatcttattgatttcatgtatatgagtgtctatgacaattcttgatgggactgaaaatgttattttctcttccttctagaccaatatagtgaattttaaagctttattgatagtaaatttagtgatcgaaagttcagtaatttaagtcattatAACTATctttcgttttgaatggattgttgtcacttttatcacattttaaatgaattgtttcttttatttttgtgtatgattaataaccgaaccaaaccaaaccaaaaccgataatcaccaaaccgataaatgtatattatatttggttttgataattttaaaaccgattaattttggttttgaccaataaccgatccaaaccaacccgtAAACACCCCTAATTGAGATGTCTGCTTGATTATACTAGATGAGATATCATTATGAACAAATATATTTGGAACAAGATGAGAGTGATATCCGTGAATAAGATGGTGGAAGTGAGATTAAGATAATTCAGACATGTGAAGAAGAGATGTATGTATACTAGTAAAGAAGCGTGGAATGTTGGCTATGGTGATTTTGAGATGTTAGAAATACGATGAAAAAGTATTTGAGGAGAGATAATTATTAGACAAGACATGACACGTAACTTACTGGCATTGGTAGAGCTATTAAGGGCAGGAGTATTCATTTGATTAtactatttatgtataaataatttttttaattttatatatatatatatagtagatgttgaaccattcgatttttcttttatttaattcttcatattttaaacctttttagtgaaaattttgacCTCGTCACTGCTTACCGAGAATATGATCATaagtacaaaaatataaaaaattaggCTAGAAGACTAATATGTAGTCGAACATTGTCTATTATATACTCTTTTATTATCTTATCCCTCAATTGTAATTAGATTgtagttgttgacacccaattttggacctccactgtttaattaattttcaagcttcttaaatttcaaacaatttgaaataattatttacgaATCTTGCGAGACCATTTTCATGGCAATTTGGTCATTtttctataatatatatatatatcttcatatacttataatatataaaattatgtatatattacgTTGAGTAATTATTTAGAAAATTGTCTTACTATAAAAATGGAGTTTAAACTAAGTatgcatttttatttcttttttatttcttcaaagatCATTTAGACCACAgtcttttatttcaaaaatataactaggtttttatgttaaataattatttcacttTGTTAAAGTTAAGAAGCTTATTAATCGATTAGatacataatttatttcattcaaatattatcatcttattatttttaagacTCAGGGACCTATTCCCTCTTGAGTTTCTTTTAATTCAATTGGACCTCTAACTTAGTTAAATCAACCAATATTTGgcccattttttttaaatccaacCCAAGTCCAATTCCAGCTTCAATTCAGCAGTCCCAGGCCCGATTCTACTCCATATTTCCAACCCAATTCTCATTCTAAAGAACCCAACCCATTTTCTCTTCAGAAAAGGAAAACCCAATTCCAGTTCAACGTTAATACTCCAACGCTAACAACGTCAAATTCCAACTGCAAGCAACAACATCAGCTCAAGCGGCGTCTTCACGGAGTCGAGTTCACGGCAGAAATCATGATGAGTGCACGGAAAGTAGCAACAACGAGCAACGGTCCCAAACGGCGTCTGTGCGTACAGGCAGTACACTGCTTTTTCTTGTCGTCTTCTCTGATTACCTCGACAAACAGTACACGTAGTACTGTTCAAGCGCCGATCCCAGCTGCAATTTCGTCCTCACCAACGTGAGATCAAGCCACGTAACTCCTCAAGGATGAGGGATTCAATCCTAGCCCTCCACCTCGCCCTCCTCCCGTTcgaattttgttgaaattggGCATCAAACGGGCTTATTCGGGGACTAGGGactgatttttcaaaattcaaattccaaATTTTCCTTGCTCTTATCCGATTTTCCAGCCTTTTCCCCCCAAAACAATCCTATTTTCATCTATAAAtagcatcttcttcttcatttttttgagGGGAGGagggggattttttttttttgaggccTGATAGTACCCCTAAAAAAGCTTGGGAATTCTTGGCTCAATAGTTCGAAATTTTGTGGCCGTTCGAGTTGAAAGAGGTGGAATCGTTTCCGTCGAACTCGTCGTTTTAGTTCGCTGCCCAGAACCAGGTAATATTTCTTTGTTTCTACAATTTTCTTTATGCTTGTTTATAAATTCTGTTTGGATTAGTTTGTAGTAATATGCTAGCATAGTTAGATTTTCTCCTGCTCGTTGAAGCCGAAACTGATTATCTCTTTGCTTATAATCTTGTTTTATTCTTAGTTTTGTTAGAATTAATCACTGTGTAAATTTGCTTCGCCTTGCTTGATGAAATTATCTATGTCTTTGCCTAAATATAAAGCAGCCCTGAAATTTTCTTTCGTTATATTTCCCAGTCCGAGTTGCTGCATCATTTGTTCTCTAGTTGTTTGTTTATGATCTAGTGCCTATTAACATTTAGTAAACGTATTTCTTAAGCATGCTGCCAACTTGGATTCTCTGTTAAGACCTTTAGTCTTGCAATGCGTGTTTCTCTAGCAATTTTCTTCGGTTTGGTGGTTCTTTTGCTCATGTTTCTTCATAGTTGATATTTGTTCAAGCTTTAATTTGCTAATAACATGTTTTGGTATGGTTTCGAGTACATTTCGGTAACTATCGCTTCAAAATGAGTTCTAAACCTATGAATCTCCTTAGTGTTGGTCCGAAAATGTGTCTTTATTTAGTTTAAAGTTAATCTTGTTCTTGGTTCCTGCATACGCCCTTTTcacttgttatttttttctcaaattcgtTGGCTATTTAAAGTTCTCCTTTCATATCTGTTTGAGCTTCGGCTTCTCATTATGCACGTCTTAGTTTGATTTTCATGCTTACATAGCTTTGGGTTTTAGTGGTTTAGGCTTCTAACACACATGATCTCCTACATTGTCGTAATAGTGTTCCCTATATGAAGTGAGCTTACTTTGGTTAAAAGATGACTATTATATTTTGACAAAGGCTTCAATCTACTGTTTCATGTTTTAATCAAATCCGTCACATTTCATGATTTTTGATTGTTCATATTCTCTTAGTCTTATTAGTGAAACAATTTAAAGGTTTAAACGTAAATCTAACATGTCTCAAAGCGTtcagttcatgatttcttttttcCTGGGTATTTTAGCgaaaaagaaatgaagtttAGAGCAAAAATCTAGTTTATTGTTAAAGCATAGCTTCTCTGTTTGCAATCTATTATTGTGTTAATATTGTTATGTTTCAAACTTATTGTGATTTAATGTGCTGATTTggtttgttaaaaaaaaaaaacagtaggCAACCTTTATGTGCATTTTTAAAACTAGCATAGAAATGGCTTTCCTAGTGTAATAGATTGTTTGTTTGATTCTAACtaatttgggttaaataatattattgccATGTCTCTTTAATTCCAGCGATGAAGTTTCGCTAATTGAATTTTGACGTTAAAGTTTCTGCTTCTAAGGTTCCATGTGCTCACTAAATAATAGTTTTGCTTCTTCAATGAGGTGTCTTTATTTCTCTTAAGTGATATAGCTCTTATCGGTTTAAGTTTGGCGTCGGAATGCTTGCAACTGTGCATTCCATACTTATTTGCTGACCTTTTGGTTAAACTAAAATTGTGATTATGTTTGTTTCTATTTTGCATATGAGGCAAAGGTATTAGGATTGGAAGTTGTGCTCCTTGTTTCTGTTTGTTTCCTCTTTACGTTGGGGAGACTTAGtttgcatcataaaatgttGTAGAGTTTGTTTACATGTTAAAATAGTATCAACCCCCTTTCTTGATTAGTTACTAATTCTTATTCTTTGTTTTCTTGGCATGAACTTTCTCTCGCTTGAGTCCAATTGGACTCCACCATCTTTTGCATCTTCCTCTCTCCGAGTCACGAAAATAAAGCTAATATTATTGGGTTAAATACCCAAGAAGACAGCAGCAGCAGTAGCCTAAAGGGCCAAAAGAATCGCATTTTTTTTGGACCTGAAAAGTCTGAAAATGGCACTAGCTGAAACAGAGTCGCAACAGCCTCAAAAGGctgaaaaaattgaagataaaaATTGGGTTGAAACCCATAATCAACGGCAGCAGCTCAGTAGCATGTCACACAGTTTCAAAGGGTTAAAATGGCATTTTCCGAACTTAGAAAAGTCGGAAATAGCGCCAGCAGCAGCGAATAAGAAGCAGCAAGTGGACTTAAAGTTGTCCAAAGTCTATTTgcactttttattttccttatattGTGATCTTGTGATATTTGCTTTTAACTTCtaacatttattttatctaaCTTAGATGAATCCTTGGAAGTTTTTAAGTAACTCTTCTATTTCGTTAGTTGTTTACCTtaagtatttaaattttcaaaactctTGCATGTTAGGCAACTTAAGCTCTTAGACTAACTTGAGAATCATCATATTCTTTCATAGTTAGTAATTAGCTTTGGATCCATGTTTATGAGTTTGAACTTAACTATTtagttcaaatttttgaataggATAAAATTGTTAAGTTTCTTAAACCAAAATTAGttctcttttaaaataatttaagactTTGTATGAATGACTTAAGGATTTTCTATATCCTTTCATAGTTGTTAAACAAGGTCTCTTGATTCATGTCGGTGAGTTTGAATTAATTGTATGATTCGAAACATGACtatggataaaagttttaagttaggaTTATTCTTGAGATTTTTAGAAGTATTAAGAGATTTTTATCCAAGTCCAAAtgagatttttataattaaggaaccattttttgtttttacaaagtTAGCCAAATTTTTAAATCCATCGGTCAACCGCGTGTTAGCGGATTCTCTAAGATGCCTAAACCCTTCcttagagaattatttgaacccttacccaaCTCTGgttttatttaatatgttttctttcaaatactcctttttaaatggttttcttaattttttcctaaaaactAAGTGGCGACttcattattataaaattttccaaaaaccTTAACAAAATTGCCAAAGTTGCGAAAATGGTCTCGAAACTTTAGTTTTCGAAATTGAGTCGTAACAGTAGTCCCATTTAAAATCCATGTTGTAATGTTTACTCTAGTCGAAGGTcatttgaaaactgaaaataaactGTATAGGTAAGATTACATGGGTATTTCCCCCccaataaatattgaaaattttacacaaatctcaCAGTGTTAAGAGTTTATTACAttccaaattacaaaaaatgtttaaatttggtggaatccgGATACATCTCAAAACGTTATGATACATTGCGTTCCGATTTTGAATACATTCCTCAACCTTCCAATACACTGTGTCTCAGATtcagatacatcactcaacATCTTGATACATTGCGTACGTCACGATACATCGGCATAAAATAATGTATCTGACtgatgtattaaaaaatatgagAGAATAAGGATTATTGTAagttttgtgataatttttttttaaagaatatgataaaataGGTGGTGTATTTAGataattttctataaatatttgtgcttttttctcaaataaatatttgctaATTACCAAATTCtgtttgtttttgctttttAGAATAGCATAAAGATCCCTACTGACAGCCTCTACTTCATCGGACTCAATTGTGTATTCCCTTTTCAAAGCGCTCTTTTTCTCGCCGGAGATTCTTTGCCGGAGAAAGGAACTTCGGTTATTCATCACCTAATAGTCCATTGATATGGGAAGCAGCAGCGGTAGCGATGTAGAAGCGGGATTCGCGAAGCTACAAGGTGAAGATTTCGAGTATTACATGCAAACTTACTCCATAATCCTCGGCCGGAATTCCAAAAAATCAACGGTGGATGTCGATTTATCATCTCTCGGTGGCGGAATGAACATCTCCCGACACCATGCCCGCATCTTCTACGACTTCCAACGACGTCGTTTTGCCCTCGAAGTACTGGGCAAAAACGGGTGTTCAGTTGAAGGTGTCCTTCACCTTCCCGGTACCCCACCCATCAAGCTAGATTCTCAAGACCTTCTTCAGATCGGAGATAAAGAGTTCTATTTCCTCCTTCCAATTCGTAGCATCCTTGGTGGGTCCAGGGGACAACATGTCAATGCGAATTATCCGGTGGCGGGTCCTGCCGCCGTGGCCCATCATCACCAGCAGCAGCAGCATTTGTCACCGTCTCCTGCTGCGAATGTAGGTGCGGGGTATGGTGGGGCAGTGAAAAAGGGCTTGTTCAGAGGGAGAGAGTATTACGAGGAGGAATATGATGACGACGATGATGATGGTGGTTCTGTAGGTAAGAAGATGAGGAGGGGTGAAGGTCCTGAGGGTGGCGGCTATGGGTATGGTTCGTGTGGTTCCAGTGGAAAGGCTTCGATTTCTGGGCAATTAGGTCAGTACGCTTTATATCTGCTTTATGGTATTTGTTGAGGAAATTTTTAGTCTTGGTTAACCATGAGGTTCTACCTTGAATTAGTTCTCTTTTTGTATAAAACTGCATTTATACAGGTGTACTTTATATTCAGATTGTTTATTTCAATTGAGCTCCATTAAATTAACCTCCATGTTAACTTCTGTTTGTGAGATGCTAATTGAGGATTGTGAAGGACTTATTATGTTTGTGAATTACTAGATAGTAAAAAAGTCACCTTTTTA is part of the Solanum stenotomum isolate F172 chromosome 8, ASM1918654v1, whole genome shotgun sequence genome and encodes:
- the LOC125874311 gene encoding transcriptional activator FHA1-like — encoded protein: MGSSSGSDVEAGFAKLQGEDFEYYMQTYSIILGRNSKKSTVDVDLSSLGGGMNISRHHARIFYDFQRRRFALEVLGKNGCSVEGVLHLPGTPPIKLDSQDLLQIGDKEFYFLLPIRSILGGSRGQHVNANYPVAGPAAVAHHHQQQQHLSPSPAANVGAGYGGAVKKGLFRGREYYEEEYDDDDDDGGSVGKKMRRGEGPEGGGYGYGSCGSSGKASISGQLDKKIDGRLRADRDADNQQLLLLEEKDVVSSVANVLSDLCGPGEWMPMEKLHAELIEHYGDTWHHSRVRRYLTSEDYPSPEAKTKPWYGLLVLLRKYPEHFVINTRSKGRVTLEFVCLVSLLS
- the LOC125874332 gene encoding DNA-directed RNA polymerases I, II, and III subunit RPABC5, producing MIIPVRCFTCGKVIGNKWDEYLDLLQADYAEGDALDALNLVRYCCRRMLMTHVDLIEKLLNYNTLEKSEGS